A segment of the Lelliottia amnigena genome:
TGGCTGGACGGAGATTGTCTCTGGGGTGCAGGCGGGTGACACCGTGGTGACGTCGGGGCAATTCCTGATCGACTCGGAAGCCAGTCTGCGTAGCGCCCTGCCGGAGGTGACAAAATGATCGCCGCCGTCATTCGCGCTTCGTTACGTAACCGTCTGCTGGTGATTCTGGCGGCCTGTGTGATGGCGGGCTGGGGCTGGTGGGCGGTGCAACGCGCACCGCTGGATGCATTACCCGACCTGTCGGATGTGCAAGTTATCGTCAAAGCCAGTTATCCGGGCAAAGCACCGCAGGTGATTGAGGATCAGGTGACCTGGCCGCTGACCACGTCGATGCTGTCGGTGCCTGGCGCCAAAACCGTGCGAGGTTTTTCGATGTTTGGCGATGCCTATGTGTATGTGCTGTTTGAAGATGGCACGGATCTCTACTGGGCGCGCTCACGGGTGCTGGAGTATTTAAGCCAGGTGCAGTCGCAATTACCGGCGGGGGTGAAAGCCTCTCTGGGACCGGATGCGACGGGCGTGGGCTGGATCTATGAGTACGCGCTCGTCGATCGCACGGGCAAACACAGCCTTGCCGATTTACGCGCACTTCAGGACTGGACGCTCAAGTTTGAGCTGAAGACGGTGCCGAATGTCTCGGAAATTGCCAGCATCGGCGGAATGGTGCGCCAGTATCAGATTGTGGTCGCTCCCGAGAAAATGCGCGCGCTGAATATTACGCACGGGCAGATCGTGAGCGCGGTACAGGCGGCAAACAAGGAGAGCGGCGGCGCGTTGCTGGAGAAGGGTGAAGCGGAATATATGGTGCGTACCACCGGTTATCTGCGCACGCTGGATGATTTCAGGAACGTGGTGATCGCCACGCGCGACGGGATCCCTGTCTTGTTAAAAGACGTGGCGACGGTCGGCCTGGGGCCGGAAATCCGTCGGGGTGTGGCGGAGCTTAACGGTGAGGGCGAAGTTGTGGGCGGCGTGGTGGTGATGCGTTACGGGCAGAACGCGCTTGAAACGCTTCACGCCGTGAAGGAAAAGCTCAGTGCGCTGCAAAAAACGCTGCCAGAAGGGGTGGAGATTGTCCCGGTCTACGACCGATCGAAGCTGATTGAGGAGTCGGTCAAAACGCTCACCCATAAGTTGCTGGAGGAGTTTGCCGTCGTCGTTTTGGTGTGTGCGCTGTTCCTCTTTCACTTCCGTTCGGCGCTGGTGGCGATCGTTTCCTTGCCATTAGGAATTTTGGGCGCGTTTGTCGTGATGCACTATCAGGGCATCAACGCCAATATTATGTCGCTGGGCGGGATTGCCATTGCCATCGGGGCGATGGTGGATGCCGCGATCGTGATGATCGAAAACATGCACAAAGTGCTGGAGCAGTGGCGTCATACTCACCCTGCTGAAGAACCGACATCAGCGGACTATTGGCGTCTGGCGGAGCGCGCGGCGGTAGAAGTGGGACCTGCGCTGTTTTGCAGTCTGCTGATTATTACGCTGTCGTTTATTCCGGTATTTTCCCTTGAAGCCCAGGAAGGGCGGATGTTTTCACCACTGGCCTTTACTAAAACGTGGGCGATGGCCATGGCCGCGGGGCTTGGCATTACGCTCATTCCAGTGCTGATGGGCTATTTTATCCGGGGCAAAATCCCTGATGAAAAAGCCAACCCGATTAACCGTTTTTTGATTCGGCTTTATGAACCGCTGCTGGATAAAGTGTTGGCGTTTCCAAAAACCACGCTGACGCTGGCATTGCTGCTTTTACTGGTGACGCTGTGGCCGCTGAGTCGTCTTGGCAGTGAATTTATGCCCCCGCTGGACGAGGGCGATCTGCTGTATATGCCGTCCACGCTGCCGGGAATCTCGGCGCGCGAAGCCAGCCGTTTGCTGCAACAAACGGATCGGTTAATTAAAAGCGTGCCGGAAGTGGCGAGCGTGTTTGGTAAAGCTGGACGGGCGGACTCAGCGACCGATCCTGCGCCGCTCACAATGCTGGAAACAACGATCCACTTTACACCGCGCGATCAATGGCGGCCGGGAATGACGCCAGCAAAATTGGTCGAAGAACTAGACAAAGTCGTCTCAATACCGGGGATCGCGAACGTGTGGGTACCGCCGATTCGCAATCGCCTCGATATGCTGGCGACGGGCATTAAAAGTCCGGTGGGGATTAAGGTGAACGGCAGCAATATTGCCGATATTGAACGCGTTGCTGCACAGATTGAACAGATTGTGAAACAGGTGCCAGGCGTGACGTCCGCGCTGGCGGAACGGCTGGCGGGTGGGCGCTACGTGGATATCCGTATCGACAGGCAAAAAGCCGCACGGTATGGCGTGTCGGTTGATGAACTTCAAGGGATGGTCTCCACTTTGATTGGCGGTGACAATATCGGTGAAGTCCTTCAGGGCCGAGAGCGTTACCCCATCAATGTGCGCTATCCCCGCGACGTTCGCGATAGTGTCGATAAGCTCCAGATGTTACCTGTTATCACCGCGAATGGGAGCCAGATTGCACTAGGTGAACTGGCGGATATCGTCGTCACTCAAGGTCCGCCGATGCTGAAAAGTGAAAATGCGCGGCTCTCAAACTGGATTTATGTGGATCTGCGTGGACGCGACTTAAAGTCAGCGGTAATTGAGATGCAGCAGCGGGTCGCGGAGAACGTCACGCTGCCGCAGGGCGTCTCGCTATCGTGGTCCGGGCAATTTGAATATCTGGAGCGTGCCACAGAGAAACTGAAAATAGTGCTCCCAATAACCTTAATGATTATCTTTATTCTTTTGTGGCTGACCTTTAAACGCATTTCGGATGTCTTATTAATAATGGGGACATTACCCTTTGCGCTTATCGGCGGCGTGTGGTTGCTTTGGCTGCTGGGATATAATCTTTCCGTTGCGGGTGCCGTCGGCTTTATAGCCCTTGCCGGTGTTGCTGCCGAGTTTGGCGTTATTATGGTGCTGTATCTTAATCAGGCGCTTGATAAATATCGTCAGCAAGAACCTGATGGTGGAAACAGCATGTTAATGCGCGCGATC
Coding sequences within it:
- the cusA gene encoding CzcA family heavy metal efflux protein; translated protein: MIAAVIRASLRNRLLVILAACVMAGWGWWAVQRAPLDALPDLSDVQVIVKASYPGKAPQVIEDQVTWPLTTSMLSVPGAKTVRGFSMFGDAYVYVLFEDGTDLYWARSRVLEYLSQVQSQLPAGVKASLGPDATGVGWIYEYALVDRTGKHSLADLRALQDWTLKFELKTVPNVSEIASIGGMVRQYQIVVAPEKMRALNITHGQIVSAVQAANKESGGALLEKGEAEYMVRTTGYLRTLDDFRNVVIATRDGIPVLLKDVATVGLGPEIRRGVAELNGEGEVVGGVVVMRYGQNALETLHAVKEKLSALQKTLPEGVEIVPVYDRSKLIEESVKTLTHKLLEEFAVVVLVCALFLFHFRSALVAIVSLPLGILGAFVVMHYQGINANIMSLGGIAIAIGAMVDAAIVMIENMHKVLEQWRHTHPAEEPTSADYWRLAERAAVEVGPALFCSLLIITLSFIPVFSLEAQEGRMFSPLAFTKTWAMAMAAGLGITLIPVLMGYFIRGKIPDEKANPINRFLIRLYEPLLDKVLAFPKTTLTLALLLLLVTLWPLSRLGSEFMPPLDEGDLLYMPSTLPGISAREASRLLQQTDRLIKSVPEVASVFGKAGRADSATDPAPLTMLETTIHFTPRDQWRPGMTPAKLVEELDKVVSIPGIANVWVPPIRNRLDMLATGIKSPVGIKVNGSNIADIERVAAQIEQIVKQVPGVTSALAERLAGGRYVDIRIDRQKAARYGVSVDELQGMVSTLIGGDNIGEVLQGRERYPINVRYPRDVRDSVDKLQMLPVITANGSQIALGELADIVVTQGPPMLKSENARLSNWIYVDLRGRDLKSAVIEMQQRVAENVTLPQGVSLSWSGQFEYLERATEKLKIVLPITLMIIFILLWLTFKRISDVLLIMGTLPFALIGGVWLLWLLGYNLSVAGAVGFIALAGVAAEFGVIMVLYLNQALDKYRQQEPDGGNSMLMRAIHEGAVLRVRPKVMTVATIMAGLLPIMWGGGSGSEVMQRIAAPMIGGMVTAPLLSMLVIPALYKLLHKR